A part of Thermoanaerobaculia bacterium genomic DNA contains:
- a CDS encoding cytochrome c oxidase assembly protein, which translates to MRRSALVVLFALSAFPAAAHEAGRRAPAAWSFAPAVVAGLAISAAIYGLGVRRLWRRAGTGAGVSVAATAAFAAGWIALAAALVSPIHELGEARLSWHMAQHELLMLVAAPLLVL; encoded by the coding sequence GTGCGCCGTAGCGCCCTCGTCGTGCTCTTCGCGCTGTCGGCCTTCCCCGCGGCCGCGCACGAGGCCGGGCGGCGCGCGCCGGCGGCGTGGTCGTTCGCTCCCGCCGTCGTCGCGGGGCTGGCGATCTCGGCCGCGATCTACGGGCTGGGGGTTCGAAGGCTCTGGCGGCGGGCGGGAACGGGCGCGGGAGTGAGCGTCGCCGCGACGGCCGCGTTCGCGGCCGGATGGATCGCGCTCGCGGCCGCGCTCGTTTCGCCGATCCACGAGCTCGGCGAGGCGCGGCTCTCCTGGCACATGGCGCAGCACGAGCTCCTCATGCTCGTCGCGGCGCCGCTCCTCGTGCTCG
- a CDS encoding cytochrome c oxidase subunit 3 — protein sequence MSAGVDVGRLPEHVYDHRALVVWANLGLIAIESTTFAMVFWSYFYYRMIAREWPPAGLALPDLRWGLANVAVLLASCIPFRIAEKEASKGPAGNKRRIVGGLAVNLLFGLAFVVLRVLEFRGLGFRWSVNAYASVNWAILVLHGGDTLASVLETAVVIAVFLLTSPKEKDFTDVRADAFFWYFLVAAGIASAAVVYGAPRLL from the coding sequence GACCATCGCGCGCTCGTCGTCTGGGCGAACCTGGGGCTGATCGCGATCGAGAGCACGACCTTCGCGATGGTGTTCTGGAGCTACTTCTACTACCGGATGATCGCCCGGGAGTGGCCGCCGGCGGGTCTCGCCCTCCCGGACCTCCGCTGGGGGCTCGCGAACGTCGCCGTCCTGCTCGCGAGCTGCATTCCGTTCCGGATCGCGGAGAAGGAAGCGAGCAAGGGTCCGGCCGGGAACAAGCGCCGGATCGTCGGGGGGCTCGCCGTGAACCTCCTCTTCGGCCTCGCCTTCGTCGTCCTGCGCGTGCTCGAATTCCGGGGCCTGGGCTTCCGCTGGAGCGTCAACGCGTACGCGTCGGTGAACTGGGCGATCCTGGTGCTCCACGGCGGCGACACGCTCGCGTCGGTCCTCGAGACCGCGGTCGTGATCGCGGTTTTCCTGCTGACGTCCCCGAAGGAGAAGGACTTCACCGACGTCCGCGCGGACGCGTTCTTCTGGTACTTCCTCGTCGCCGCCGGGATCGCCTCGGCGGCCGTCGTGTACGGCGCTCCGAGGCTCCTGTGA